The Sorangiineae bacterium MSr11367 genome window below encodes:
- the ilvD gene encoding dihydroxy-acid dehydratase, with product MPQYRSRTSTAGRNMAGARALWRATGMKDDDFDKPIVAIANSFTQFVPGHVHLQDLGQLVAREIEKAGGVAKEFNTIAIDDGIAMGHGGMLYSLPSRDLIADSVEYMVNAHTADALVCISNCDKITPGMLMAALRLNIPVVFVSGGPMEAGKVNWGDKTRHLDLIDAMIDAANPKVSDAEVAAVERSACPTCGSCSGMFTANSMNCLTEALGLSLPGNGSMLATHADRKELFLRAGRVVVELAKRYYEQNDETALPRNIATFEAFENAMSLDVAMGGSTNTVLHLLAAAFEAEVPFKMADIDRVSRRVPCLAKVAPATQKYHMEDVHRAGGVMGILGELDRAGLLHRDARTVHSASMGAAIDEWDVVRQATDSPAVLFYRAAPGGVPTQTAFSQSRRYPTLDTDRAGGCIRSKENAYSQDGGLAVLTGNIAERGCIVKTAGVEESILKFSGRARVYESQDAAVTAILSDEVVAGDVVVIRYEGPKGGPGMQEMLYPTSYLKSKGLGKACALLTDGRFSGGTSGLSIGHASPEAAEKGAIALVEEGDRIEIDIPNRTIRLAIPDETLAARRAAMEAKGPQAWKPIGRERIVSPALRAYAAMTTSSDTGAVRDVSQVERK from the coding sequence ATGCCCCAATACCGATCTCGCACCTCCACCGCAGGCCGCAACATGGCAGGCGCACGCGCCCTCTGGCGTGCAACCGGAATGAAAGATGACGACTTCGACAAACCGATCGTCGCCATCGCCAATTCATTCACCCAGTTCGTCCCTGGTCACGTGCACCTACAGGATCTCGGCCAACTGGTCGCTCGCGAGATCGAGAAGGCGGGCGGCGTCGCCAAAGAGTTCAATACGATCGCCATCGACGACGGCATCGCCATGGGCCACGGCGGCATGCTCTACAGCTTGCCCAGCCGCGATCTCATCGCCGATTCGGTCGAATACATGGTGAATGCCCACACGGCGGATGCGCTGGTGTGCATCTCCAACTGCGACAAGATCACACCGGGTATGCTGATGGCCGCGCTGCGCCTCAACATCCCGGTCGTGTTCGTATCCGGCGGGCCCATGGAGGCCGGCAAGGTGAACTGGGGTGACAAGACCCGCCACCTCGATTTGATCGACGCCATGATCGACGCGGCCAACCCCAAGGTGAGCGACGCCGAGGTCGCCGCCGTGGAGCGCTCGGCGTGTCCGACGTGCGGATCGTGCTCGGGCATGTTCACCGCCAATTCGATGAATTGCCTCACCGAGGCCCTCGGGCTTTCGCTACCGGGCAACGGCTCGATGCTCGCGACGCACGCCGATCGCAAGGAGCTCTTCTTGCGCGCCGGCCGCGTCGTGGTGGAACTGGCCAAGCGCTATTACGAGCAGAACGACGAGACCGCGTTGCCGCGCAACATCGCCACGTTCGAGGCCTTCGAGAACGCGATGAGCCTCGACGTGGCCATGGGCGGTTCGACCAACACGGTGTTGCATTTGCTCGCCGCGGCGTTCGAAGCGGAGGTGCCCTTCAAGATGGCGGACATCGACCGCGTCTCGCGCCGCGTGCCCTGCTTGGCGAAGGTGGCCCCCGCCACGCAGAAATACCATATGGAGGACGTGCACCGCGCCGGCGGCGTCATGGGCATCCTCGGCGAGCTCGATCGCGCGGGGCTCCTGCACCGCGATGCGCGCACCGTGCACAGCGCATCGATGGGCGCGGCCATCGACGAATGGGACGTGGTCCGGCAAGCGACCGATTCGCCCGCGGTCCTGTTTTACCGCGCCGCCCCGGGCGGCGTGCCCACGCAAACGGCGTTCAGCCAATCGCGGCGCTATCCGACGTTGGACACGGACCGCGCCGGCGGGTGCATTCGAAGCAAAGAGAACGCCTATTCGCAAGATGGCGGCCTCGCCGTGCTCACGGGCAACATCGCCGAGCGCGGGTGCATCGTGAAGACGGCGGGGGTCGAAGAATCGATTCTCAAGTTCTCGGGGCGCGCGCGCGTCTACGAGAGCCAAGATGCGGCGGTCACCGCGATTCTCTCCGATGAAGTCGTCGCCGGCGACGTGGTGGTCATCCGCTACGAGGGCCCCAAAGGCGGCCCGGGCATGCAGGAGATGCTCTACCCAACTTCGTATTTGAAGTCGAAGGGCCTGGGCAAAGCCTGCGCGCTTCTCACCGATGGCCGTTTCTCTGGCGGCACCTCGGGATTGTCCATCGGCCACGCGAGCCCCGAGGCCGCCGAAAAGGGCGCCATCGCCTTGGTGGAGGAGGGCGATCGCATCGAGATCGACATCCCGAACCGCACGATCCGCCTCGCCATCCCCGACGAAACCCTCGCCGCCCGCCGCGCCGCCATGGAGGCAAAAGGGCCGCAGGCGTGGAAGCCCATCGGCCGCGAGCGCATCGTGAGCCCCGCCCTACGCGCCTACGCCGCCATGACGACCAGCTCCGACACCGGCGCCGTCCGCGACGTCAGCCAGGTGGAACGGAAGTAA
- a CDS encoding HlyD family secretion protein, with amino-acid sequence MTEAASSSKKAYVSVGGGIALVLLAILLYALHGRGKESTDDAQVDADVVSISARVSGPVLEVPVDEDQWVKKGALLVRLDDSDYQARLKQAQAELAQARAQVAQAEVQEQIVTATAKGGIASARALVQGSAVGVDSAVARVASATAALARAKAEAKNAEVQLHRDKSLRADNAIPQAQLDTAQTNADTARAALAAAEANLAAAVGDKREANTRVAEAQGRLTQSAPVEIQLASARAQTEFQRGRVASAEAAIALAQTELEATRIVAPCDGYVANITVHPGALLGAGAAVAQVVPKESYIVANFKETQLDRMRVGQRVEISIDAFEHYPFEGKVESVAAGTGARFSLLPADNASGNFVKVVQRVPVHISIANAPPDLLLRAGLSANVTVHVR; translated from the coding sequence ATGACTGAGGCAGCGTCTTCTTCGAAAAAGGCATACGTTTCGGTGGGCGGCGGCATCGCGCTGGTCCTCCTCGCCATTCTTCTTTACGCGCTTCACGGCCGCGGCAAAGAGAGCACGGACGACGCGCAGGTCGATGCCGACGTCGTATCCATCTCCGCGCGCGTCTCGGGGCCGGTGCTGGAGGTGCCCGTCGACGAGGATCAATGGGTCAAGAAGGGCGCGCTGCTCGTTCGACTCGACGACAGCGATTACCAGGCGAGGCTGAAACAAGCGCAGGCCGAGCTCGCACAGGCGCGTGCCCAGGTCGCGCAGGCCGAGGTGCAGGAGCAGATCGTCACGGCCACGGCCAAAGGCGGAATCGCATCCGCCCGCGCGCTGGTGCAGGGCTCCGCGGTCGGAGTCGACAGCGCGGTTGCCCGTGTGGCCTCGGCGACCGCCGCGCTCGCACGTGCCAAAGCGGAGGCCAAGAATGCGGAGGTGCAGTTGCATCGCGACAAGTCCCTACGGGCCGACAATGCCATCCCGCAGGCCCAATTGGACACCGCGCAAACCAACGCCGACACCGCGCGTGCAGCGCTCGCGGCGGCGGAGGCCAACCTGGCTGCCGCCGTGGGTGACAAAAGGGAGGCGAACACGCGGGTGGCCGAGGCGCAGGGAAGGCTTACCCAGAGCGCTCCGGTGGAGATACAACTCGCGTCCGCGCGCGCGCAAACGGAGTTCCAGCGTGGCCGTGTCGCCTCCGCGGAGGCTGCGATTGCATTGGCGCAAACGGAACTCGAGGCCACGCGCATCGTGGCGCCCTGCGATGGATACGTGGCCAACATCACCGTCCACCCGGGCGCACTTCTCGGGGCCGGGGCCGCGGTCGCCCAGGTCGTCCCCAAAGAGTCGTACATCGTGGCGAACTTCAAAGAAACGCAGCTCGATCGCATGCGCGTGGGGCAGCGCGTGGAAATATCCATCGACGCGTTCGAGCATTACCCCTTCGAGGGCAAGGTGGAGAGCGTGGCCGCGGGCACGGGCGCACGCTTTTCCCTTCTTCCCGCCGACAACGCCTCCGGAAACTTCGTCAAGGTCGTGCAGCGCGTGCCCGTCCACATCTCCATCGCAAACGCCCCTCCCGACCTATTGCTGCGCGCCGGCCTGAGCGCCAACGTCACGGTCCACGTGCGATAG
- a CDS encoding NmrA family NAD(P)-binding protein — protein MHSDIANIFVIGGTGAQGIPVISALVKDKRYSVRALSRDPDSRRAKSLVALGNVAILEGTFADEAILRAGFRGCDGAYINIDGFNTGEKTEMYWAIRSYEIALEEGVKFFVYGNLDYALKKAGYDSRFRAGHYDGKGRIGEWILFQNQENKRRMGAAVFTTGPYMEMAISARTPMSPSVEDGVVTWRVPLGNGAIPHVALEDCGYYARWLFDHAERANGMDLEVAIEHVEYRQLAAAFERVTGRPAQYIDTDIEAYWSGPLAAAADLPAGYNASPDDKSTMSFRDNFTGFWNIWKYGVIRRDYALLDEIHPNRIKSVEQWLRREDQLGRELGKGGLWERVQPENMVSQAPILKVSEDNRRGRL, from the coding sequence ATGCATTCTGACATTGCGAACATTTTTGTCATCGGCGGAACGGGCGCGCAGGGAATACCCGTCATCAGCGCCCTCGTGAAAGACAAGAGATATTCCGTTCGAGCACTGAGCCGCGATCCTGACTCTCGACGGGCAAAGAGCCTCGTCGCACTCGGAAATGTCGCCATTCTGGAGGGAACATTTGCGGACGAGGCCATCCTGAGAGCGGGCTTTCGGGGATGTGACGGCGCGTACATCAACATCGACGGATTCAATACTGGCGAGAAGACGGAAATGTACTGGGCCATTCGAAGCTACGAGATAGCGCTGGAGGAAGGCGTCAAGTTCTTCGTGTACGGCAACCTCGATTACGCACTAAAGAAGGCTGGATATGATTCACGTTTCCGCGCCGGGCACTACGACGGAAAGGGCCGCATCGGCGAATGGATCTTGTTCCAAAATCAAGAGAACAAAAGGCGCATGGGAGCTGCAGTATTCACGACCGGCCCATACATGGAGATGGCCATCTCCGCGAGGACACCCATGAGCCCGTCCGTGGAGGACGGTGTCGTAACCTGGAGGGTGCCGCTCGGCAATGGCGCGATTCCTCACGTCGCGCTCGAAGATTGCGGATACTACGCGAGGTGGCTCTTCGACCATGCAGAGCGCGCGAATGGAATGGACCTCGAGGTCGCCATCGAGCACGTCGAATATCGCCAACTGGCCGCAGCGTTCGAGAGGGTGACGGGACGCCCTGCGCAGTACATCGACACCGATATCGAGGCGTACTGGAGCGGCCCGCTCGCGGCAGCAGCGGATTTGCCGGCTGGGTACAACGCCAGCCCAGATGACAAGAGCACGATGAGCTTTCGGGACAACTTCACCGGATTTTGGAATATCTGGAAATATGGCGTCATTCGACGGGACTACGCGCTTCTGGACGAGATTCATCCAAATCGGATCAAGAGTGTCGAGCAGTGGCTCCGGCGCGAGGATCAGTTGGGAAGGGAGCTTGGGAAGGGCGGCCTTTGGGAAAGGGTGCAGCCGGAAAACATGGTGAGCCAGGCTCCTATTCTGAAGGTGTCCGAAGATAACAGGCGGGGAAGATTGTAG
- a CDS encoding nuclear transport factor 2 family protein — protein MKRFRQAVEASDIEALVQSLSPDVVFHSPVRFHAFEGRETVGTVLRAVMRVFKDFHYTNELHGGGETALVFRAKVGTLELEGIDLLTADPSTDLVTHLTVFVRPLSAAQALAAAVGKELGLTS, from the coding sequence ATGAAACGATTTCGCCAAGCCGTCGAAGCCTCGGACATCGAAGCCCTCGTGCAAAGCCTCTCCCCCGACGTCGTCTTTCACAGCCCCGTGCGTTTCCACGCCTTCGAGGGGCGCGAAACGGTCGGCACCGTTCTTCGCGCCGTGATGCGCGTCTTCAAAGACTTCCACTACACCAACGAACTGCACGGCGGCGGCGAGACCGCCCTGGTCTTCCGCGCCAAAGTCGGCACCCTCGAACTCGAGGGCATCGACTTGCTCACCGCCGATCCCTCCACCGATCTGGTCACCCACCTCACCGTCTTCGTCCGCCCCCTCTCCGCCGCCCAAGCCCTCGCCGCCGCCGTCGGCAAAGAGCTCGGACTCACGTCTTAA
- a CDS encoding MarR family winged helix-turn-helix transcriptional regulator, with protein sequence MADFTQMARRIAKECAGMRVRQVARLFTRIYDESLRSVGIQESQLSVLVAAAMFGENGATMGALAGRLVMDRTTLTRNIVPLEKAGYLRVARAAADARARVVLLTHAGERLIEAAYPHWEEGQKRIRRTLGAEQFEGLRAQLSDVVAIADKLEVGG encoded by the coding sequence ATGGCAGACTTCACGCAGATGGCGCGACGGATCGCCAAAGAGTGTGCGGGTATGCGAGTCCGACAAGTGGCTCGGCTCTTCACCCGCATTTATGACGAGAGCCTTAGGTCGGTCGGGATTCAGGAATCTCAGCTCTCGGTGCTCGTCGCGGCGGCAATGTTCGGCGAGAACGGAGCTACGATGGGCGCCCTTGCGGGGCGACTCGTCATGGATCGCACGACTCTCACGAGGAACATCGTGCCGCTCGAAAAGGCCGGATACCTGCGCGTCGCGCGCGCCGCCGCCGACGCCCGCGCCCGGGTAGTCCTCCTGACCCACGCCGGCGAACGACTGATCGAGGCCGCGTATCCGCACTGGGAAGAGGGACAAAAGCGGATTCGCCGAACTCTCGGCGCCGAACAGTTCGAGGGTCTCCGAGCGCAGCTATCCGACGTTGTCGCGATCGCCGACAAGCTCGAGGTGGGCGGATAG
- a CDS encoding alpha/beta fold hydrolase, whose protein sequence is MNYAANAAALQADVRWDDYRFRDGETLSHLKIHYATLGTPRRNTNGEITNAVLVLHWTGADSRVLLGSAYVRALFDSGRPLDAHRYYLIFPDNVGHGQSSKPSDGLKAKFPNYDYDDIVDIQHKLVTEALGVKHLHAILGMSMGGMNAWQWAEAYPDMMDGVMPVVSLPIAVSGRNLLWRRAVIDAIRSDPEWNNGDYAHAPRGWVVGYNILRLMIDSASDLQHEVPDGPAADKMLGANRAIAEHVDANDILYSLKSSFSYDPTPGLSGIKTKLLALNFDDDEFNPNRLQVLQSTVPKLAHGRYVVQPGTASSPGHLTMTLPALWAHHVAEFMRWLEAPVSAVTRSSLSHVDRDVGAQAGAQQ, encoded by the coding sequence TTGAATTACGCGGCGAATGCCGCCGCGTTGCAGGCGGACGTCCGGTGGGATGATTATCGTTTCCGTGACGGGGAGACGCTATCTCATCTCAAGATTCACTATGCCACGCTGGGGACACCGCGTCGGAACACGAATGGGGAAATCACCAACGCTGTCCTCGTTCTCCACTGGACCGGCGCGGACAGTCGCGTGCTTCTAGGTTCGGCGTATGTACGGGCACTCTTTGATTCAGGGCGACCACTCGACGCCCATCGCTATTACCTGATCTTTCCAGACAACGTAGGCCACGGCCAATCCAGCAAGCCGAGCGATGGACTGAAGGCGAAGTTTCCGAACTACGATTACGATGACATCGTCGACATCCAGCACAAACTGGTAACGGAGGCCTTGGGCGTAAAGCATCTTCACGCCATTCTCGGCATGTCCATGGGTGGGATGAACGCATGGCAATGGGCCGAGGCGTACCCCGACATGATGGACGGCGTGATGCCGGTGGTTTCGTTGCCTATCGCCGTCTCGGGTCGTAATCTGCTTTGGCGTCGCGCGGTGATCGACGCGATACGCTCCGACCCCGAATGGAACAACGGCGATTATGCTCATGCGCCACGCGGATGGGTCGTCGGGTACAATATCCTGCGCTTGATGATCGACAGCGCGTCCGATCTCCAGCACGAAGTACCGGATGGGCCCGCGGCGGACAAGATGCTCGGAGCCAACCGCGCCATCGCGGAACACGTAGATGCGAATGATATACTTTATTCCCTGAAGTCGTCCTTTAGCTACGATCCGACGCCTGGCTTGTCGGGGATCAAGACGAAGCTTTTGGCGCTCAACTTCGACGACGACGAGTTCAACCCCAACCGACTGCAGGTCCTCCAATCGACGGTGCCGAAACTGGCGCATGGTCGCTATGTCGTGCAACCCGGAACGGCTTCATCCCCTGGCCATCTCACGATGACGTTGCCTGCGCTCTGGGCTCACCACGTCGCGGAGTTCATGCGTTGGTTGGAGGCGCCGGTTTCGGCGGTGACTCGCTCGAGTCTATCGCACGTGGACCGTGACGTTGGCGCTCAGGCCGGCGCGCAGCAATAG
- a CDS encoding CBS domain-containing protein, translating into MSTTVGQILQTKPDSGRIVYTVSKTDSVYDAIKLMAEKGIGALLVLDGDTVAGIVTERDYARKVVLRDRSSKDTRVEQIMTTSVRYVGTQQTSDECMALMTERRMRHLPVIDKGQLVGIVSIGDLVKSVIADQQFIISQLEHYIHG; encoded by the coding sequence ATGAGCACCACCGTTGGTCAAATTCTCCAAACCAAGCCCGACTCGGGCCGCATCGTCTACACCGTTTCCAAGACGGATTCCGTCTACGACGCCATCAAGCTGATGGCCGAAAAGGGGATTGGCGCATTGCTGGTCCTGGACGGCGACACCGTCGCCGGCATCGTGACGGAGCGGGACTATGCGCGCAAAGTCGTGCTGAGGGATCGCTCGTCGAAGGATACCCGGGTCGAACAGATCATGACGACCTCGGTGCGTTACGTGGGCACGCAACAAACCAGCGACGAATGCATGGCCCTGATGACCGAGCGCCGCATGCGCCATTTGCCGGTCATCGACAAGGGGCAGCTCGTCGGCATCGTCTCCATCGGCGATCTCGTGAAGAGCGTCATCGCCGACCAGCAATTCATCATTAGCCAACTCGAACATTACATCCACGGTTGA
- a CDS encoding four helix bundle protein, with protein MQAKPPHRPSGFHVLELTIQAIELLRPTVARIRCCDRDLGEQLRRALSSIALNIAEGNRSQGGHRIARFSTAAGSNGESRAALRVAVAWGYVDAREIETGDERLDRVAAMLHRLGARG; from the coding sequence ATGCAAGCAAAACCACCCCACCGCCCCTCTGGCTTTCACGTCCTCGAACTCACGATTCAAGCCATCGAGCTTCTTCGCCCCACGGTGGCTCGCATCCGGTGCTGCGATCGCGATCTGGGCGAACAGCTTCGAAGAGCCCTCAGCTCCATCGCTCTCAACATTGCCGAGGGCAACCGCAGCCAAGGTGGTCATCGCATCGCCCGTTTCTCCACGGCGGCGGGCTCCAACGGCGAATCGCGCGCTGCTTTGCGCGTGGCCGTCGCGTGGGGCTACGTCGACGCGCGTGAGATCGAAACCGGTGACGAACGGCTCGATCGCGTCGCCGCCATGCTTCACCGTCTTGGCGCGAGAGGCTAG
- a CDS encoding serine/threonine protein kinase: MLLAGDTFDRFRIEGKLGEGGMGLVYRAYDPMLRRQVALKVVRPEVAQTAVATRLMREGRAAASLNHPNAIGIFDVGTFNGIPYIVMELVSGHLLSAFMGDERVGMRQRLAWLAQIARGLDAAHRQGLVHRDVKPENVMVCNSGEIKLFDFGVVKRMSSLANISNATDPMEKTRTGIVMGTPLYMAPEQALGDAVDGRSDQFAWGTLAYELLSGGIHPTTTNNPRRLPVAFAILREQPRPLSEVASRLPDGVAAIVMKALAKAPSSRFATMAEIYSALDAIILRMDGASSRTTPTTPIQRVRRSRFRQLGLAAAALGLVAVVLFLSHIFGP, translated from the coding sequence ATGTTGTTGGCCGGCGATACGTTTGACCGCTTTCGCATCGAGGGCAAGCTCGGAGAAGGCGGAATGGGGCTCGTGTACCGAGCGTACGACCCTATGCTGCGTCGCCAAGTTGCCCTCAAGGTCGTCCGGCCGGAGGTGGCCCAGACAGCAGTCGCCACCCGCTTGATGCGCGAGGGTCGCGCGGCCGCGTCGCTCAATCATCCGAACGCCATCGGAATTTTCGATGTTGGGACCTTCAACGGTATTCCGTACATCGTGATGGAGCTGGTCTCGGGGCATCTTCTCAGTGCGTTCATGGGGGACGAACGCGTGGGCATGCGGCAGCGCCTCGCCTGGCTCGCTCAGATTGCGCGCGGGCTGGATGCCGCGCACAGGCAAGGGCTCGTCCACCGCGACGTAAAGCCCGAGAACGTGATGGTGTGCAACAGTGGCGAGATCAAGTTGTTCGATTTCGGCGTGGTCAAGCGCATGTCCTCGCTCGCAAATATCTCCAATGCGACCGATCCCATGGAAAAGACGCGGACCGGCATCGTCATGGGAACTCCGCTCTACATGGCGCCCGAACAAGCGTTGGGCGATGCCGTGGACGGGCGAAGCGATCAATTCGCGTGGGGTACGCTGGCCTACGAGCTTCTCAGTGGGGGAATTCATCCCACGACGACCAACAATCCGCGCCGTCTTCCCGTCGCATTCGCGATCTTGCGCGAGCAACCGCGGCCGCTGTCCGAGGTGGCGTCTCGTCTTCCCGACGGCGTGGCGGCCATCGTCATGAAAGCCCTCGCCAAGGCGCCGTCATCCCGATTCGCCACCATGGCGGAAATCTATTCGGCCCTCGATGCGATCATCCTCAGAATGGACGGCGCCTCGAGCCGCACGACCCCGACGACTCCGATCCAGCGTGTGCGAAGAAGCCGTTTCCGGCAATTGGGCCTGGCGGCCGCCGCCCTGGGGCTCGTGGCGGTGGTGCTCTTTTTGAGCCACATCTTCGGTCCCTAA
- a CDS encoding MBL fold metallo-hydrolase — MTWPTSQPFAEARVRARLAVLTILLCSFMGCGSPPTPAAPLTRNRDLEAFRTLAAEPNSDKFVLLVTAALFMSGQREWDGVVYFGKLASEQPARRALFLSLQGLMQARVAADVPLLRRVAWVEDAIGKLDAGVAADPVLGRFARGLVFADLPERFGKAHVAVGDLQFVLAHTEELPAPFNRGLYRGLAAAYRTTGDQARSEEMLARSGLRSLDEKPQILGDVAVGPVEGFRFGTRRMVKEADGVYVAEGYDFANISFIVGDNMVVAVDAGTSERTAREALAELRKITQAPIKYLILTHGHWDHAGGVAALREPGTRVIASASFPRVLARSQVTKIPFHDFFGDDKPNLAATVDRLVSASESIIEDGVELTLLPGPSGETEDALYVMDMRHGILFVGDAFMPYLGAPFAAEGSAEGYRDAIDFVLKLHPRRLVHGHPPLTALFTMDAMPGLRDATAALYERTLAAAVTARPLADILHDDFLPPSLRATPKAVVPFMVVRDQFVQRLYQEHAGYWQADGTGMDHFTQDEWGRALNILAGENAGNFAHAVDRLLARGDAPMALQLANLGIKQYPTSDRLRAVRTQAVNAMRERASALNPFRFIVYSEWAGATLSPVVAPTENR, encoded by the coding sequence ATGACTTGGCCGACTTCGCAGCCGTTTGCCGAGGCGCGCGTTCGCGCGCGCCTCGCGGTTCTCACGATTCTCCTCTGCTCGTTCATGGGCTGCGGGAGTCCGCCTACGCCTGCGGCGCCACTCACTCGAAATCGGGATCTCGAGGCGTTCCGGACGCTCGCCGCAGAACCGAACTCCGACAAATTCGTCCTTCTCGTCACCGCCGCACTGTTCATGTCGGGGCAGCGAGAGTGGGACGGTGTCGTGTATTTCGGCAAACTAGCATCCGAACAACCGGCACGCCGCGCACTCTTCCTTTCATTGCAAGGGCTGATGCAGGCGCGCGTCGCGGCGGACGTGCCTCTACTTCGACGCGTAGCCTGGGTAGAGGACGCCATCGGCAAGCTCGACGCCGGTGTCGCGGCCGATCCGGTTCTCGGACGATTCGCACGCGGGCTCGTGTTCGCCGATTTGCCCGAACGCTTTGGCAAGGCGCACGTGGCGGTGGGCGACCTGCAGTTTGTTCTCGCGCACACGGAGGAGCTGCCGGCGCCGTTCAACAGAGGGCTCTACCGCGGGCTCGCAGCGGCGTATCGAACGACGGGCGATCAGGCGCGATCGGAAGAAATGCTGGCACGTTCCGGTCTTCGATCGCTCGATGAGAAGCCGCAAATCCTCGGCGATGTGGCAGTCGGCCCCGTCGAAGGCTTCCGCTTCGGAACGCGACGTATGGTGAAAGAGGCGGACGGCGTTTACGTCGCGGAAGGATACGACTTCGCCAACATCTCATTCATCGTCGGCGACAACATGGTCGTAGCCGTCGACGCTGGAACGAGTGAACGTACCGCTCGCGAGGCCCTTGCGGAGCTCAGGAAGATCACCCAGGCGCCGATCAAGTACTTGATCTTGACACATGGTCACTGGGACCACGCGGGAGGAGTCGCGGCGCTACGCGAACCGGGTACTCGGGTGATCGCATCTGCGTCGTTCCCACGAGTGCTCGCGCGATCGCAAGTGACCAAGATTCCCTTTCACGACTTTTTTGGCGACGACAAGCCCAACCTCGCTGCAACCGTCGATCGACTCGTAAGCGCGAGCGAGTCGATCATCGAGGACGGAGTCGAGCTGACCCTGCTTCCGGGGCCCAGCGGAGAGACAGAGGACGCGCTCTATGTGATGGACATGCGGCACGGCATCCTCTTCGTCGGGGATGCCTTCATGCCGTACCTTGGCGCTCCTTTCGCGGCGGAGGGTTCGGCCGAGGGGTACCGGGACGCGATCGACTTCGTTCTCAAGCTGCATCCGCGCCGTCTCGTGCATGGGCATCCTCCGCTCACGGCCCTGTTTACGATGGACGCCATGCCCGGTCTCCGTGACGCCACCGCCGCTCTCTATGAACGAACCTTGGCGGCCGCCGTCACCGCTCGACCGCTCGCCGACATCCTTCATGACGACTTCTTGCCACCGTCACTCCGCGCGACCCCGAAGGCCGTCGTACCGTTCATGGTGGTGCGTGACCAGTTCGTGCAGCGTCTCTACCAAGAGCACGCCGGCTATTGGCAGGCCGACGGTACTGGGATGGACCACTTTACGCAGGACGAATGGGGGCGCGCCTTGAACATTCTAGCGGGTGAGAACGCCGGCAATTTCGCCCATGCGGTAGACAGGCTCCTCGCCCGCGGCGATGCACCGATGGCTCTCCAACTCGCAAACCTCGGAATCAAGCAATATCCGACGTCCGACCGCTTGCGTGCGGTACGGACCCAGGCGGTGAACGCAATGCGCGAGCGGGCCTCCGCGCTCAACCCCTTTCGCTTCATCGTGTACTCGGAGTGGGCGGGAGCGACCCTATCCCCGGTCGTAGCTCCCACGGAGAATCGTTGA